A single genomic interval of Megalobrama amblycephala isolate DHTTF-2021 linkage group LG17, ASM1881202v1, whole genome shotgun sequence harbors:
- the fitm1l gene encoding fat storage-inducing transmembrane protein 1 has translation MFLNSILVVITDLAAGLLGNSSFRRHFHLLLSALLLFGPLLNLWVSHYSVFAKRTHFLYRVFLRSGWGWTCIFVGSFVFVLSFSVRRSLTLSLRHLSRLAVAGGLWLGFRKLLCLLENATGSCYEPLSSTLELASGTNGDGQPLLLLREGETKEACVRSGMLWRGYEVSEDALLLCLCCLLLAEETAVFGPYLNLGGPSEAPLRILFLFCVLLLSLWVFLLLCLLAYFPQFPTQLLGGALGCLSWRALYQGWYRLGPSWYCPGRPGVGLLSTQSKQDETSEPLCENNAKEIN, from the exons ATGTTTCTAAACTCTATCCTTGTGGTCATTACTGACCTGGCAGCTGGACTTCTTGGCAACTCATCATTTCGACGTCATTTTCATTTGTTGCTGTCAGCATTACTTTTGTTTGGTCCCCTCCTGAATCTATGGGTTTCCCATTATAGTGTGTTTGCAAAGAGGACTCACTTTCTCTACAG GGTTTTCCTgcgctcaggctggggctggaCCTGCATCTTTGTTGGCTCTTTTGTCTTCGTCCTCTCTTTCTCAGTTCGTCGCTCACTCACACTTTCTCTGCGACACCTTTCTCGGCTAGCTGTGGCAGGTGGATTGTGGCTGGGCTTTCGCAAACTGCTTTGTCTGTTGGAGAATGCCACCGGGAGCTGTTACGAGCCCCTCAGCTCCACTCTTGAACTGGCTTCAGGGACCAATGGAGATGGCCAACCTTTACTGCTTTTACGGGAAGGTGAAACAAAGGAGGCCTGCGTCCGCTCTGGCATGTTGTGGCGTGGCTATGAAGTATCTGAAGATGCCCTCCTACTGTGTTTGTGCTGCCTGCTTCTAGCTGAAGAGACTGCAGTATTTGGGCCCTACCTTAACCTGGGTGGACCCTCTGAAGCCCCGCTGCGCATCCTCTTCCTGTTCTGTGTCCTGCTGTTGAGTCTCTGGGTGTTCCTGCTGCTCTGTCTGCTGGCTTACTTCCCACAATTTCCTACTCAGCTTCTGGGAGGCGCTCTGGGTTGTTTGAGCTGGAGAGCATTATATCAGGGCTGGTACCGACTTGGACCTAGTTGGTACTGCCCTGGGAGGCCAGGGGTGGGACTTTTGTCTACACAGAGCAAACAGGATGAGACATCTGAGCCACTGTGTGAAAATAATGCTAAAGAGATCAACTAG
- the trnau1apb gene encoding tRNA selenocysteine 1-associated protein 1-like isoform X1 has translation MFNRMTSLWMGDLDPYMDENFIKQAFSTMGETAYGVKIITHRVTGGSAGYCFVEMADEASVDRCVQRLNGKLVPGSNPPRKFKLNYATYGKRPEPGDAEKDKGRCISNNPEFSVFVGDLTSEVDDYQLHQFFLKKFPSCKGAKVVTDPYGNSRGYGFVKFSDENEQKKALEEFQNASGLGGKSIRISIAVNKGNKSSSYHNQNNSYNSNYQQQYYQQPYNSYYPGWGYDQYSSYNYGYNPYATPPPVPHGMMGVPPPMGVPPITSDMQGSTEQSQDGTEDVEEDPAEDPNLQVDVDALNKQYMERSEELYDSLMDCHLLPLDSVTSEIPMMNGS, from the exons ATGTTTAACAGAATGACAAGCTTATGGATGGGTGAT TTAGACCCATACATGGATGAAAACTTCATTAAGCAAGCTTTCAGCACTATGGGAGAGACTGCCTACGGTGTCAAAATTATTACACATCGTGTTACTGG AGGCtctgctggatactgttttgtGGAGATGGCAGATGAGGCCAGCGTTGATCGTTGTGTGCAGAGGCTTAATGGGAAGCTGGTTCCAGGATCTAATCCG cCCAGGAAGTTCAAGCTAAACTATGCAACATATGGGAAAAGGCCAGAGCCTGG GGACGCTGAAAAGGACAAAGGCAGATGCATCAGCAACAA CCCAGAATTCTCTGTCTTTGTTGGAGATCTCACATCAGAAGTGGATGACTACCAGCTTCATCAGTTCTTTCTGAAAAAATTCCCTTCATGCAAAGGAGCCAAAGTTGTTACTGATCCCTATGGGAATTCCAG GGGTTATGGCTTTGTGAAGTTTAGCGATGAGAACGAGCAGAAGAAAGCCCTTGAGGAGTTTCAGAACGCATCAGGCCTGGGAGGAAAATCCATCAGGATAAGCATCGCCGTCAACAAAGG CAACAAATCAAGCAGTTACCACAACCAGAATAACAGCTACAACAGCAACTATCAACAGCAGTACTATCAACAGCCCTACAACAGTTACTATCCAGGGTGGGGCTATGATCAGTACAGCAGTTACAACTACGGATATAACCCTTATGCTACCCCCCCGCCAGTTCCACATGGGATGATGGGAGTGCCCCCACCCATGGGGGTGCCCCCCATCACCTCTGATATGCAGGGATCCACAGAG caGTCCCAAGATGGCACTGAGGATGTTGAGGAGGACCCTGCAGAAG ACCCTAACCTACAGGTGGATGTGGATGCACTAAATAAGCAATACATGGAACGCAGCGAGGAGCTTTATGATTCACTCATGGATTGCCACTTGCTGCCATTGGACAGTGTCACATCTGAAATTCCTATGATGAATGGTTCCTGA
- the trnau1apb gene encoding tRNA selenocysteine 1-associated protein 1-like isoform X3, which translates to MFNRMTSLWMGDLDPYMDENFIKQAFSTMGETAYGVKIITHRVTGGSAGYCFVEMADEASVDRCVQRLNGKLVPGSNPPRKFKLNYATYGKRPEPGPEFSVFVGDLTSEVDDYQLHQFFLKKFPSCKGAKVVTDPYGNSRGYGFVKFSDENEQKKALEEFQNASGLGGKSIRISIAVNKGNKSSSYHNQNNSYNSNYQQQYYQQPYNSYYPGWGYDQYSSYNYGYNPYATPPPVPHGMMGVPPPMGVPPITSDMQGSTEQSQDGTEDVEEDPAEDPNLQVDVDALNKQYMERSEELYDSLMDCHLLPLDSVTSEIPMMNGS; encoded by the exons ATGTTTAACAGAATGACAAGCTTATGGATGGGTGAT TTAGACCCATACATGGATGAAAACTTCATTAAGCAAGCTTTCAGCACTATGGGAGAGACTGCCTACGGTGTCAAAATTATTACACATCGTGTTACTGG AGGCtctgctggatactgttttgtGGAGATGGCAGATGAGGCCAGCGTTGATCGTTGTGTGCAGAGGCTTAATGGGAAGCTGGTTCCAGGATCTAATCCG cCCAGGAAGTTCAAGCTAAACTATGCAACATATGGGAAAAGGCCAGAGCCTGG CCCAGAATTCTCTGTCTTTGTTGGAGATCTCACATCAGAAGTGGATGACTACCAGCTTCATCAGTTCTTTCTGAAAAAATTCCCTTCATGCAAAGGAGCCAAAGTTGTTACTGATCCCTATGGGAATTCCAG GGGTTATGGCTTTGTGAAGTTTAGCGATGAGAACGAGCAGAAGAAAGCCCTTGAGGAGTTTCAGAACGCATCAGGCCTGGGAGGAAAATCCATCAGGATAAGCATCGCCGTCAACAAAGG CAACAAATCAAGCAGTTACCACAACCAGAATAACAGCTACAACAGCAACTATCAACAGCAGTACTATCAACAGCCCTACAACAGTTACTATCCAGGGTGGGGCTATGATCAGTACAGCAGTTACAACTACGGATATAACCCTTATGCTACCCCCCCGCCAGTTCCACATGGGATGATGGGAGTGCCCCCACCCATGGGGGTGCCCCCCATCACCTCTGATATGCAGGGATCCACAGAG caGTCCCAAGATGGCACTGAGGATGTTGAGGAGGACCCTGCAGAAG ACCCTAACCTACAGGTGGATGTGGATGCACTAAATAAGCAATACATGGAACGCAGCGAGGAGCTTTATGATTCACTCATGGATTGCCACTTGCTGCCATTGGACAGTGTCACATCTGAAATTCCTATGATGAATGGTTCCTGA
- the trnau1apb gene encoding tRNA selenocysteine 1-associated protein 1-like isoform X2 has protein sequence MFNRMTSLWMGDLDPYMDENFIKQAFSTMGETAYGVKIITHRVTGGSAGYCFVEMADEASVDRCVQRLNGKLVPGSNPPRKFKLNYATYGKRPEPGDAEKDKGRCISNNPEFSVFVGDLTSEVDDYQLHQFFLKKFPSCKGAKVVTDPYGNSRGYGFVKFSDENEQKKALEEFQNASGLGGKSIRISIAVNKGNKSSSYHNQNNSYNSNYQQQYYQQPYNSYYPGWGYDQYSSYNYGYNPYATPPPVPHGMMGVPPPMGVPPITSDMQGSTESQDGTEDVEEDPAEDPNLQVDVDALNKQYMERSEELYDSLMDCHLLPLDSVTSEIPMMNGS, from the exons ATGTTTAACAGAATGACAAGCTTATGGATGGGTGAT TTAGACCCATACATGGATGAAAACTTCATTAAGCAAGCTTTCAGCACTATGGGAGAGACTGCCTACGGTGTCAAAATTATTACACATCGTGTTACTGG AGGCtctgctggatactgttttgtGGAGATGGCAGATGAGGCCAGCGTTGATCGTTGTGTGCAGAGGCTTAATGGGAAGCTGGTTCCAGGATCTAATCCG cCCAGGAAGTTCAAGCTAAACTATGCAACATATGGGAAAAGGCCAGAGCCTGG GGACGCTGAAAAGGACAAAGGCAGATGCATCAGCAACAA CCCAGAATTCTCTGTCTTTGTTGGAGATCTCACATCAGAAGTGGATGACTACCAGCTTCATCAGTTCTTTCTGAAAAAATTCCCTTCATGCAAAGGAGCCAAAGTTGTTACTGATCCCTATGGGAATTCCAG GGGTTATGGCTTTGTGAAGTTTAGCGATGAGAACGAGCAGAAGAAAGCCCTTGAGGAGTTTCAGAACGCATCAGGCCTGGGAGGAAAATCCATCAGGATAAGCATCGCCGTCAACAAAGG CAACAAATCAAGCAGTTACCACAACCAGAATAACAGCTACAACAGCAACTATCAACAGCAGTACTATCAACAGCCCTACAACAGTTACTATCCAGGGTGGGGCTATGATCAGTACAGCAGTTACAACTACGGATATAACCCTTATGCTACCCCCCCGCCAGTTCCACATGGGATGATGGGAGTGCCCCCACCCATGGGGGTGCCCCCCATCACCTCTGATATGCAGGGATCCACAGAG TCCCAAGATGGCACTGAGGATGTTGAGGAGGACCCTGCAGAAG ACCCTAACCTACAGGTGGATGTGGATGCACTAAATAAGCAATACATGGAACGCAGCGAGGAGCTTTATGATTCACTCATGGATTGCCACTTGCTGCCATTGGACAGTGTCACATCTGAAATTCCTATGATGAATGGTTCCTGA
- the trnau1apb gene encoding tRNA selenocysteine 1-associated protein 1-like isoform X4 — MFNRMTSLWMGDLDPYMDENFIKQAFSTMGETAYGVKIITHRVTGGSAGYCFVEMADEASVDRCVQRLNGKLVPGSNPPRKFKLNYATYGKRPEPGPEFSVFVGDLTSEVDDYQLHQFFLKKFPSCKGAKVVTDPYGNSRGYGFVKFSDENEQKKALEEFQNASGLGGKSIRISIAVNKGNKSSSYHNQNNSYNSNYQQQYYQQPYNSYYPGWGYDQYSSYNYGYNPYATPPPVPHGMMGVPPPMGVPPITSDMQGSTESQDGTEDVEEDPAEDPNLQVDVDALNKQYMERSEELYDSLMDCHLLPLDSVTSEIPMMNGS, encoded by the exons ATGTTTAACAGAATGACAAGCTTATGGATGGGTGAT TTAGACCCATACATGGATGAAAACTTCATTAAGCAAGCTTTCAGCACTATGGGAGAGACTGCCTACGGTGTCAAAATTATTACACATCGTGTTACTGG AGGCtctgctggatactgttttgtGGAGATGGCAGATGAGGCCAGCGTTGATCGTTGTGTGCAGAGGCTTAATGGGAAGCTGGTTCCAGGATCTAATCCG cCCAGGAAGTTCAAGCTAAACTATGCAACATATGGGAAAAGGCCAGAGCCTGG CCCAGAATTCTCTGTCTTTGTTGGAGATCTCACATCAGAAGTGGATGACTACCAGCTTCATCAGTTCTTTCTGAAAAAATTCCCTTCATGCAAAGGAGCCAAAGTTGTTACTGATCCCTATGGGAATTCCAG GGGTTATGGCTTTGTGAAGTTTAGCGATGAGAACGAGCAGAAGAAAGCCCTTGAGGAGTTTCAGAACGCATCAGGCCTGGGAGGAAAATCCATCAGGATAAGCATCGCCGTCAACAAAGG CAACAAATCAAGCAGTTACCACAACCAGAATAACAGCTACAACAGCAACTATCAACAGCAGTACTATCAACAGCCCTACAACAGTTACTATCCAGGGTGGGGCTATGATCAGTACAGCAGTTACAACTACGGATATAACCCTTATGCTACCCCCCCGCCAGTTCCACATGGGATGATGGGAGTGCCCCCACCCATGGGGGTGCCCCCCATCACCTCTGATATGCAGGGATCCACAGAG TCCCAAGATGGCACTGAGGATGTTGAGGAGGACCCTGCAGAAG ACCCTAACCTACAGGTGGATGTGGATGCACTAAATAAGCAATACATGGAACGCAGCGAGGAGCTTTATGATTCACTCATGGATTGCCACTTGCTGCCATTGGACAGTGTCACATCTGAAATTCCTATGATGAATGGTTCCTGA
- the trnau1apb gene encoding tRNA selenocysteine 1-associated protein 1-like isoform X5 codes for MSILQAKCHLIFSWLYFFSFQPRKFKLNYATYGKRPEPGDAEKDKGRCISNNPEFSVFVGDLTSEVDDYQLHQFFLKKFPSCKGAKVVTDPYGNSRGYGFVKFSDENEQKKALEEFQNASGLGGKSIRISIAVNKGNKSSSYHNQNNSYNSNYQQQYYQQPYNSYYPGWGYDQYSSYNYGYNPYATPPPVPHGMMGVPPPMGVPPITSDMQGSTEQSQDGTEDVEEDPAEDPNLQVDVDALNKQYMERSEELYDSLMDCHLLPLDSVTSEIPMMNGS; via the exons ATGTCCATACTACAGGCAAAGtgtcatctcattttctcatggttgtatttcttttcttttcagcCCAGGAAGTTCAAGCTAAACTATGCAACATATGGGAAAAGGCCAGAGCCTGG GGACGCTGAAAAGGACAAAGGCAGATGCATCAGCAACAA CCCAGAATTCTCTGTCTTTGTTGGAGATCTCACATCAGAAGTGGATGACTACCAGCTTCATCAGTTCTTTCTGAAAAAATTCCCTTCATGCAAAGGAGCCAAAGTTGTTACTGATCCCTATGGGAATTCCAG GGGTTATGGCTTTGTGAAGTTTAGCGATGAGAACGAGCAGAAGAAAGCCCTTGAGGAGTTTCAGAACGCATCAGGCCTGGGAGGAAAATCCATCAGGATAAGCATCGCCGTCAACAAAGG CAACAAATCAAGCAGTTACCACAACCAGAATAACAGCTACAACAGCAACTATCAACAGCAGTACTATCAACAGCCCTACAACAGTTACTATCCAGGGTGGGGCTATGATCAGTACAGCAGTTACAACTACGGATATAACCCTTATGCTACCCCCCCGCCAGTTCCACATGGGATGATGGGAGTGCCCCCACCCATGGGGGTGCCCCCCATCACCTCTGATATGCAGGGATCCACAGAG caGTCCCAAGATGGCACTGAGGATGTTGAGGAGGACCCTGCAGAAG ACCCTAACCTACAGGTGGATGTGGATGCACTAAATAAGCAATACATGGAACGCAGCGAGGAGCTTTATGATTCACTCATGGATTGCCACTTGCTGCCATTGGACAGTGTCACATCTGAAATTCCTATGATGAATGGTTCCTGA